A stretch of the Drosophila sulfurigaster albostrigata strain 15112-1811.04 chromosome 2L, ASM2355843v2, whole genome shotgun sequence genome encodes the following:
- the LOC133845666 gene encoding carbohydrate sulfotransferase 11 has product MQIRLRSGRRLHAYLKIGTCVLVGVCYFAFLFRESLNAFEHRERATAAVALEAAEYSEPSKQQLKLKRQQSQRQRLLDQKRLDLSRANGTSSMARKTTAAPASTLNPVYEYSEELHSRTERDLKLRRDHLATVCERYKLQEKYPPNPWEFFISPGHNNLVWCNVFKAASSTWMYYFNILAGYDLKYLQRTEVQPLELARQRFPRPELAELLELLPSALSFLFVRDPFERILSAYRNKLEGNRNSFYKALGTKIVHRFRRRSMGGPWPRCGPTFEEFMRFLIQEHKAGRRFDEHWAPVYSFCTPCSVNFSIIGKTETFQRDSEFIIRQAGLESLLLGKLPRRKLRKIGNLARSGIKSEALVERYFADLDRTTLDQLLKIYRIDFELFDYDFLKYYDMVHPWSLEQSTQTARTGTGTGSGSATGTGIGAGTATFVTTPVSTSLATATEAD; this is encoded by the exons ATGcagatccgcttgcgatcagGACGGCGCCTACATGCGTACCTGAAAATAGGCACCTGTGTTTTGGTCGGCGTCTGCTactttgcatttctttttcgCGAATCGCTCAATGCTTTCGAGCATCGTGAGCGAGCAACAGCCGCCGTGGCATTGGAGGCGGCGGAGTACTCGGAGCCATCAAAGCAACAGCTCAAGCTGAAGCGACAACAATCGCAACGCCAACGTCTACTTGATCAGAAACGCTTGGACTTAAGCCGTGCTAACGGCACCTCATCAATGGCCAGAAAAACAACCGCAGCTCCAGCGAGCACGCTTAATCCAGTCTACGAGTACTCTGAGGAGCTTCACAGTCGCACTGAACGAGATTTAAAGTTACGTCGCGACCACTTGGCGACCGTGTGCGAGCGATATAAGTTACAGGAAAAGTATCCACCGAATCCATGGGAATTTTTCATCTCGCCCGGCCACAATAATCTTGTGTGGTGCAATGTTTTCAAGGCTGCAAGCAGCACATGGATGTATTACTTTAACATACTGG CTGGTTACGATCTGAAATATTTACAACGAACTGAGGTGCAGCCTCTGGAATTGGCAAGACAACGTTTCCCTCGTCCGGAGTTAGCCGAACTGCTGGAACTTTTGCCCAGTGCTCTATCCTTTTTGTTTGTACGCGATCCGTTTGAGCGTATCCTTAGCGCTTATCGCAATAAGCTGGAGGGCAATCGGAACAGCTTCTATAAGGCGCTAGGCACCAAAATTGTCCATCGCTTTAGACGCCGGAGCATGGGAGGTCCCTGGCCACGCTGTGGGCCCACATTTGAAGAGTTTATGCGCTTTTTAATACAGGAGCACAAGGCCGGACGTCGCTTTGATGAGCACTGGGCGCCAGTTTACAGCTTCTGTACGCCGTGTAGTGTGAATTTCAGCATCATTGGCAAAACCGAAACATTTCAACGGGACTCCGAGTTTATCATACGGCAGGCGGGTCTTGAATCGCTGCTACTGGGAAAGCTGCCCAGGCGCAAGTTGCGCAAAATTGGAAATTTAGCTCGCAGTGGCATCAAGTCTGAGGCACTGGTGGAACGCTATTTTGCCGATCTCGATCGCACAACATTGGACCAATTACTCAAGATATATCGCATCGATTTCGAGCTGTTTGATTACGACTTCCTCAAGTATTACGACATGGTGCATCCCTGGTCCCTCGAACAAAGTACACAAACAGCTCGAACCGGAACTGGAACTGGTAGTGGTAGtgcaactggaactggaatCGGAGCAGGGACTGCAACATTCGTTACAACGCCTGTTTCCACATCTCTGGCAACTGCTACTGAAGCAGACTAA
- the LOC133845528 gene encoding uncharacterized protein LOC133845528 — translation MYILTPRFDDDLQQIEPSVRISVSLPWDAVLRLRQLAAEGNPTLRALGILSVQPEGDSVITLKVGGQDIKVKDNLSDVAGGAIEAAGTSSNKAALTVGVTGASGSAQLSAVPTFDGPSTSKAAYVQQQQHQRLTQLSMQNDAILGQQQQQRRDALSQQQQQKIMAQPTLPLPPPQTLPSQYNNSSAATTPPIFKSPNTVCPMEGKVPLLPSPVGTLNVPTDFPFESMRQARVLQGRETTGTAATGTSVIGGLGPPPIPPPNVTLKLLGNETSPNGEATAAATGIGAAAVSNKSQFIHPPPPYPGLGPNSNSSLNQASSNSSATAVAASAGTKATLSYHHMPTSSSATASPTTTSTGSNNIAISSPLLVNLLQNDGNVMTSNQLKSPQMSAPTTPQSPIVSMSPSAQMINSNSPMRCSSATPSDFVMTPAATIDNGNASNNAVVPSSPTGGGPLVMRNIQHQQQPLLLSPNNTANMYPGGSTHRFQQVATLRHQQQQQVHQQRQHQLQGMQPRFMPPQQQHQQQQFLTQQPNDCFSNLSLQQPQQQLRQQQIRGGLPPPTHQQQQQQRLMSMPLSSPQTPQQFMPHGRASPIAHSPASSHHSMHSPLMANHQSTQPANLLSPSTAPNSPHPQQLAQLHHQQQQQQQQKELSSISNLQNPHLVPVTGAGNAQIPLPPPPDYNQAAAAGSSRWPALSKPMDSVTKSSFQEFTRYQLQYNLQQQQIHSANGSTTQSATNAAEIISVPGGQRQQQQQQQQQQQMLSMAAQQQLGTQQAQPQTNVANTSNVGHSLNDPLISLSDLDALTTNDLDALLPTLNCDLDSTLSLEDKNELESLLQDAKDLDLDLIEDNLSAVGMDVGDALSTLQETPGCMVEQHQSLQQQQHQQTHQQSQILEMQPYNQQQQILHQQQQHRTQLTQLQQLQLQQQQQQRHQLQRQIQLQQQQHLSHRVQQQPIQVQQQQVHHTNAQVVVQKKLGQQQPQRVGGNVQQKQFIINPHTGDMEPMVSDDSDTEAEQETTQLNFRSMSSSSSYAGFNPANDMLLPSNLFSEEDSNSAMSGGQQLPAAVTSDQERSRDSLASNKSASSRSRKAPQQLKLNHTNVQSQQNQNQKHQIANSCHPMQVQTQQIPQQQVHLTGIISDSQRSGNSSPIVGSGATNSLVPGGNNNKKTTKQNLLREKLQQGVKERKTKDATATTTPKPKRERAKGNGKSKTVATAAATAIADEKIKLRLKLDKVEMTQAVFEQQQQQQQQHIQLNAIVDGNHVQQQQQPMPLQTHLLTLPTSQTHHQNVQQQQQQHQPQQHHPVYINVQQQQHQQTGQQQAVTVGMNEPRVPPLQIRLRGKNSVVVKNTRKDRKKATTTVVDEDQKMRQLKRTFSDQGGAQQQHQILLMDGASDNKQTKLTPATHVNGLPSTPGVLIQKTTQAPPPPPPPLQSATNAKTTTIVAGKNGLTISAIVEAHKTQAQVGQDGQLLTVGSTNSGTTTTTTLQLQQQQQLSKIATSLPSSITLSAISSNPATTNNSNSNNSTSNNNAIASNNNRLLNNLSLKNPIKTAATITPILGGKPMTKNHKPPPYITAVQQLQLQKQQQQQQQQLAAAVTMLPSATTLKRVEITKQQASNSSVDAATMITVSTSSTSATTTATTTTLPPMLGDRKLPGAVALSMNSTNLINNGHELGNVAAIVSSTQPKQHNHVSQQQAVTISGPSSTASPTPSSVLVNTLRNSPASNGTPGHGNNGGGGEDSGIESMDALSEKSPHQQTSSSPIQLQQQQISSKVTTGGAAAATIIQSATVCAAMETTTTTSCHSSKLQQQQQHADDEIEKALAKMEGDFPDDLENIVASVLKETAAAIMGSGGYNLSTTITSQNEKLNGENIDMLEDDDLIKKLTDNIDVLDRKITVTSDTEPKSEAAMKARVEKIKQEELSTTLLSIKKEPTAVEEENKPKVCASTQSESKTEEKPTIAHKKKENEFEKEEKEKPQTESLQPISIEIPAQSDSETSRIRTRASSRLESPLDALKTSPETQQLTTIATTTATSTSATTTSSTILVRSTSRLSSIPSPRLSGTPTPIHNNNKRRRQESECGSSNDGAVNDATLFVDSITSNSKRTRISNNNNNTETTETAVNHMITKKIEIESSDSDEPLIEVAGKVRNSKTQVEDKTTTVTRRNVVHPPQQQQKAIHLNATPTQMQKTVKAQVTTHTINSGLQTVNNSTSTAVTSTINNHSSTNNNTSIVHATRGATAAAATSNNSSHSLANNNNVVNATSPTDEKIGTRRSVRASAAANKIIFSRSNAAAAAAAAAAAAEPKGTPGKTAGSGSGVVGVNNSTNAANAIIESVAEARRKTRSAVIGESMLTEGTTEKNIA, via the exons atgtatattttaaccCCTCGATTCGATGACGACTTGCAGCAGATTGAACCGTCAGTACGGATATCGGTGTCTCTCCCATGGGATGCAGTTCTACGACTGCGTCAACTGGCCGCCGAGGGCAATCCCACTCTGCGAGCCCTGGGTATTCTGTCCGTGCAGCCTGAAGGCGATTCTGTGATAACTTTAAAAGTTGGAGGACAAGATATTAAAGTAAAGG ATAATTTAAGCGATGTCGCAGGCGGTGCAATTGAGGCGGCTGGCACGTCTTCCAACAAAGCCGCTCTCACCGTTGGCGTTACTGGTGCCAGTGGGTCGGCGCAACTATCGGCAGTACCCACATTTGATGGCCCCAGTACCAGCAAGGCAGCTTATgttcagcaacagcaacatcagcgacTCACGCAACTGTCGATGCAAAACGATGCAATCTtaggccaacaacaacagcagcggcgaGATGCATtgtcgcagcaacagcagcagaaaataATGGCACAGCCAacgctgccgttgccgccgccgcagaCGCTCCCATCGCAGTACAATAATAGCAGTGCCGCCACGACGCCCCCCATCTTTAAGTCGCCGAACACAGTGTGTCCCATGGAGGGCAAGGTACCGCTGTTGCCTTCGCCTGTAGGTACGCTTAATGTGCCAACGGATTTTCCATTTGAAAGTATGCGGCAAGCACGTGTCTTGCAGGGCAGAGAAACGACGGGTACGGCGGCCACAGGCACATCTGTCATTGGCGGCCTGGGCCCACCACCGATTCCTCCTCCGAATGTTACTCTCAAGCTGTTAGGTAATGAAACTTCGCCAAACGGCGAGGCGACTGCGGCGGCGACGGGAATCGGTGCTGCGGCAGTCTCGAATAAATCTCAGTTCATACATCCGCCACCGCCATATCCTGGTCTGGGACCGAATTCAAATTCGAGTCTGAATCAAGCATCAAGCAATAGTAGTGCTACAGCTGTCGCAGCAAGTGCGGGTACAAAGGCAACTCTAAGCTATCATCATATGCCAACATCGTCATCAGCCACTGCTTCGCCAACAACCACGTCAACAGGCAGTAATAACATTGCAATATCATCGCCATTGTTAGTTAATCTGTTGCAAAACGACGGAAATGTGATGACTAGTAATCAATTGAAATCGCCCCAAATGTCAGCGCCAACAACACCACAATCACCCATTGTCAGTATGAGTCCTAGCGCTCAAATGATAAATTCAAACTCGCCAATGCGGTGCTCCTCGGCGACTCCAAGCGATTTCGTTATGACACCAGCAGCAACGATTGACAACGGGAATGCGTCGAATAATGCCGTTGTGCCATCATCCCCTACAGGAGGAGGCCCCTTGGTTATGCGTAACattcagcatcagcagcaaccgcTCCTCCTCAGTCCCAACAACACTGCGAATATGTATCCAGGTGGGTCAACACATCGCTTTCAGCAAGTGGCTACCTTGCgtcaccaacaacagcagcaggttCATCAACAACGGCAACATCAGCTGCAGGGTATGCAGCCGCGATTTATGCctcctcaacaacaacatcaacagcagcagtttcTTACACAACAGCCAAATG aTTGCTTCAGTAATCTAAGCctacagcagccacagcaacagttgaGACAACAGCAAATTCGAGGAGGTCTACCCCCTCCGacgcatcagcaacagcagcaacagcgcctTATGAGCATGCCATTGTCCTCGCCACAGACGCCGCAACAATTTATGCCTCATGGTCGAGCGTCGCCGATTGCCCACTCACCTGCCTCTAGCCACCACTCGATGCACAGTCCGTTAATGGCTAATCATCAGTCTACGCAGCCAGCAAATCTGCTGTCGCCTTCGACAGCACCCAATAGCCCACACCCGCAGCAACTTGCGCAGcttcatcatcaacaacaacaacaacaacagcaaaaagagcTGTCTTCAATCTCTAATTTGCAAAATCCACACCTTGTACCTGTAACGGGCGCGGGCAATGCTCAGATCCCTCTACCTCCGCCTCCAGATTACAACCAGGCTGCGGCGGCGGGTAGTTCAAGATGGCCTGCACTTAGTAAACCGATGGACTCGGTTACTAAGAGCAGTTTCCAGGAGTTTACACGTTATCAGTTGCAATAcaacttgcagcagcagcaaattcaTTCAGCCAACGGCTCAACAACGCAATCGGCAACGAATGCAGCTGAGATTATATCAGTGCCGGGagggcaacggcagcaacaacaacaacagcagcaacagcaacaaatgctgtcaatggcagcgcaacaacaattggGGACACAGCAAGCACAACCTCAAACAAATGTTGCGAACACTTCAAACGTTGGCCATAGTTTGAATGATCCTTTGATTTCATTGTCCGACCTTGACGCCTTAACTACCAATGATTTGGATGCTTTACTACCGACTCTAAACTGTGATCTCGACTCAACGCTTAGCCTCGAGGATAAAAATGAGCTTGAATCGTTACTGCAGGATGCTAAGGATTTAGACTTGGATTTGATTGAAGACAATTTGTCGGCAGTTGGAATGGATGTGGGTGATGCACTTAGTACGTTGCAAGAAACGCCTGGCTGCATGGTGGAACAACACCAATccctccaacaacaacagcatcagcagacGCATCAACAATCACAAATACTCGAAATGCAGCCCTataatcaacaacagcaaatcttgcatcaacagcaacaacatagAACTCAACTAACACAATTGCAACAACtccaactgcaacaacaacaacagcaaagacaTCAGTTACAGCGCCAGattcagctgcagcagcagcagcacctcTCTCATCGAGTACAACAGCAACCAAttcaagtgcaacagcaacaagtacATCATACCAATGCACAAGTGGTAGTTCAAAAGAAattggggcaacaacaaccacaacgtgTTGGCGGAAAtgtgcaacaaaagcaattcaTTATTAATCCGCACACGGGCGATATGGAGCCAATGGTCAGCGATGATAGCGATACGGAGGCCGAACAAGAGACAACGCAGTTAAATTTTCGGAGTAtgtcgagcagcagcagctacgcTGGGTTTAATCCTGCTAATGACATGCTTCTGCCGAGCAATCTCTTCTCCGAAGAAGATTCAAACTCAGCAATGTCTGGTGGTCAGCAGTTGCCGGCAGCTGTTACCAGCGATCAGGAGCGCTCTCGTGACTCCCTTGCATCTAATAAATCTGCGTCTAGCCGTTCAAGGAAAGCACCGCAGCAACTAAAACTTAATCATACCAATGTACAAAGTCAGCAGAATCAAAACCAGAAGCATCAAATCGCCAACTCATGTCATCCCATGCaagtgcaaacacaacaaattccACAGCAACAGGTTCACTTGACCGGCATCATCTCAGACTCGCAGCGTTCTGGGAACAGTTCTCCGATAGTTGGAAGTGGTGCAACAAATTCTCTCGTACCTGGTggtaataacaacaagaagacGACGAAACAAAATCTATTGCGTGAGAAACTACAACAGGGTGTTAAGGAGCGCAAAACAAAGgacgcaacagcaacgacgactCCAAAACCAAAGCGTGAACGTGCGAAGGGCAATGGAAAATCTAAAACTGTGGCAACCGCTGCAGCTACAGCGATTGCCGATGAGAAGATAAAGTTGCGTCTCAAGCTCGATAAAGTCGAAATGACGCAAGCAGTTtttgagcagcaacaacaacaacagcagcagcatattCAACTGAATGCCATAGTGGATGGTAATcatgtgcaacaacaacagcagccaatgCCATTGCAAACACATTTGCTAACGTTGCCTACTTCTCAGACGCATCACCAAAAtgtacaacagcaacagcaacaacatcagcctCAACAACATCATCCAGTCTACATCAAtgttcaacaacaacaacatcagcaaacTGGACAACAGCAGGCGGTTACTGTCGGAATGAATGAGCCTCGTGTGCCGCCGCTTCAAATTCGTCTGCGTGGCAAAAATTCAGTTGTAGTGAAAAATACACGAAAAGACAGAAAGAAAGCCACAACCACAGTTGTCGATGAAGATCAAAAAATGCGACAGCTGAAACGTACATTTAGTGATCAAGGCGgggcacagcagcaacaccaaatACTGCTAATGGATGGAGCTTCAGACAACAAGCAGACTAAGTTAACACCTGCAACGCATGTCAATGGTTTGCCCAGCACTCCAGGAGTACTAATTCAGAAGACTACTCAGGCGCCTCCACCTCCGCCACCGCCTTTGCAATCAGCAACAAATGCGAAGACTACAACAATTGTGGCTGGCAAGAATGGTCTTACTATCAGCGCTATTGTTGAGGCGCACAAAACACAGGCGCAAGTCGGCCAGGATGGACAATTGTTGACTGTGGGATCTACAAATTCTGgtactacgacgacgacgacattacaattgcagcaacaacagcagctcagCAAGATCGCCACCTCTTTGCCAAGCAGCATTACGCTTAGCGCAATAAGCAGCAACCCAGCCACCaccaataacagcaacagcaacaatagtaCGAGTAACAACAATGCCATTGCCAGTAACAACAATCGCTTGCTCAACAACTTAAGTCTAAAGAACCCCATCAAGACAGCAGCGACGATCACACCCATTTTGGGTGGCAAGCCGATGACAAAAAACCATAAGCCGCCGCCATACATAACCGCcgtgcaacagctgcagctacagaaacagcagcaacagcagcaacaacaactggcggCGGCCGTAACAATGTTGCCCAGTGCGACGACGCTGAAGCGTGTCGAAATAACTAAACAACAGGCGTCAAACAGCAGCGTCGATGCAGCAACTATGATAACTGTTAGCACATCATCTACATCAGCGACCAcgacagctacaacaacaacattaccGCCCATGCTTGGCGACAGAAAACTACCAGGAGCAGTTGCTCTTTCCATGAACTCCACCAACCTGATTAACAATGGCCATGAGCTGGGCAATGTAGCAGCAATAGTGTCATCAACACAACCCAAGCAACATAACCATGTGAGTCAACAGCAAGCGGTGACTATTAGTGGACCAAGCAGCACTGCGTCTCCGACACCCTCGTCTGTTTTAGTCAACACTTTACGAAACTCGCCGGCCAGCAATGGCACTCCTGGTCATGGCAATAATGGCGGCGGTGGTGAAGATAGTGGAATAGAGTCAATGGATGCGCTCTCGGAAAAAAGCCCGCACCAGCAAACCTCAAGCAGCCCTATACAgcttcaacagcaacaaatttccAGTAAAGTGACGACGGGAGGAGCAGCGGCTGCAACGATAATACAATCGGCAACTGTTTGTGCTGCTatggaaacaacaacaacaaccagttGTCATAGTAGTAAacttcaacagcaacagcaacatgctGACGATGAGATTGAAAAAGCACTGGCCAAAATGGAGGGAGACTTTCCCGATGATTTGGAGAATATTGTGGCCAGCGTACTCAAAGAAACGGCGGCGGCAATCATGGGTAGTGGTGGTTATAACTTgtcgacaacaataacatctcagaatgaaaaattaaatggcGAGAATATTGATATGCTCGAAGACGATGATCTCATCAAGAAATTGACGGACAATATTGATGTTTTGGACAGGAAAATTACAGTTACTTCTGACACGGAACCGAAAAGTGAAGCTGCAATGAAAGCGAGAGTAGAGAAGATCAAGCAGGAGGAACTATCGACAACACTGCTTTCCATTAAGAAAGAGCCAACTGCAGtggaagaagaaaataaaccaaaagttTGTGCTTCAACTCAATCAGAATCTAAAACCGAAGAGAAGCCTACAattgcacataaaaaaaaggagaacGAGTTCGAAAaggaggagaaagagaaaccCCAGACTGAGTCACTACAGCCTATATCAATTGAAATACCTGCGCAGTCAGATTCGGAGACGTCGCGTATAAGAACACGCGCGAGCAGTCGCTTAGAAAGTCCATTAGATGCACTTAAAACCAGCCCAGAAACTCAGCAGCTAAcgacaatagcaacaacaacggcaacatcAACTTCGGCCACAACAACGTCGTCCACCATTTTGGTGAGAAGCACATCGCGGTTATCATCGATTCCAAGTCCCCGCTTGAGTGGCACACCAACGCCtattcacaacaacaacaagcggcGGCGTCAGGAGTCCGAGTGCGGCAGTAGCAATGATGGTGCCGTCAACGATGCTACACTTTTCGTTGATTCGATTACCAGCAATAGTAAACGTACACGAatcagcaataataataacaatacagAGACAACTGAGACCGCTGTCAATCATATGATAACGAAGAAGATTGAGATTGAGTCTTCCGACTCAGACGAACCGCTGATTGAAGTGGCGGGCAAAGTGCGTAATTCAAAGACACAAGTAGAGGATAAAACCACAACCGTAACACGAAGAAATGTAGTGCATccgccacaacaacagcaaa AAGCAATCCACTTGAATGCTACCCCCACTCAGATGCAGAAGACAGTAAAAGCACAGGTTACAACTCACACAATCAATAGTGGATTGCAAACGGTCAACAATTCTACGTCGACAGCAGTAACATCTACCATCAATAACCATAGCAGCACCAATAATAACACAAGTATAGTGCATGCAACACGtggggcaacagcagcagctgcgaccagtaacaacagcagccacagtttagcaaacaataataatgttgtGAATGCCACTTCGCCAACAGATGAGAAAATTGGAACGAGAAGGAGTGTGCGAGCAAGCGCGGCTGCCAACAAGATCATCTTTAGTCGCagcaatgctgctgctgctgctgcggctgcagctgccgctgctgaaCCCAAAGGCACACCAGGTAAAACTGCAGGGAGCGGTTCTGGAGTGGTTGGTGTGAATAATTCGAcaaatgcagcaaatgcaattatcGAAAGTGTAGCTGAAGCGCGCCGTAAAACACGTAGTGCAG TAATTGGAGAATCCATGCTGACCGAGGGGACGACGGAGAAGAACATCGCGTGA
- the LOC133845764 gene encoding cytochrome c oxidase subunit 6C-1: MANTPAASSSAGPVLRGLHNATIKRNLAVALGLTAVITVAFKVLVNDPKKAAYAEFYQKYDANKSFERMKAAGRFQSC; encoded by the exons ATGGCCAACACTCCAGCAGCATCGAGCAGCGCCGGACCTGTTCTGCGTGGTCTACACAATGCCACCATCAAGCGTAATTTGGCTGTGGCACTCGGTCTGACCGCCGTCATTACGGTTGCTTTTAAAGTTCTGGTCAATGATCCAAAGAAAGCCGCCTATGCAGAATTCTACCA AAAATATGACGCAAACAAATCCTTTGAGCGCATGAAGGCCGCAGGCCGTTTCCAATCGTGCTAA